The Amblyomma americanum isolate KBUSLIRL-KWMA chromosome 3, ASM5285725v1, whole genome shotgun sequence genome window below encodes:
- the LOC144122949 gene encoding uncharacterized protein LOC144122949, whose amino-acid sequence MRPSIPVALLAAALCSCLLVGAAPGGTRRQQHQPAHESLWQSLTRYSPIALAISLMALPLLPLVFTGPASLAGTGHAINALNLNPGMLVKRSADSSQLSPKQTAAAASTAASLLGSAPALVTIMSRFDEVLQKYDVTEPDCRLRLACELHRDGLSPPVASVADKLVRLFGVEQRIERSSFGPGTKAMARELLKAARHGLGHKDCAHIYARCPYAPREVLKSRLEG is encoded by the exons ATGCGACCCAGCATTCCCGTGGCGCTCCTGGCGGCGGCTCTGTGCAGCTGTCTGCTGGTGGGAGCCGCGCCCGGCGGCACCCGTCGCCAGCAGCACCAGCCGGCGCACGAGAGCCTGTGGCAGAGCCTGACTCGCTACTCgcccatcgcgctggccatctcGCTCATGGCGCTGCCCTTGCTGCCGCTGGTGTTCACGGGCCCCGCGAGCCTGGCAGGCACCGGGCACGCCATCAACGCACTCAACCTCAACCCGG GCATGCTGGTCAAGCGCTCCGCGGACTCCTCCCAGTTGTCTCCGAAGCAGACCGCTGCCGCGGCTTCTACAGCAGCCAGTCTGCTAGGCAGCGCGCCAGCACTGGTGACCATCATGTCGCGCTTTGACGAGGTGCTCCAGAAGTACGACGTCACTGAGCCCGACTGCCGCCTGCGGCTCGCCTGCGAACTGCACCGGGACGGGCTTAGCCCACCGGTCGCCTCGGTCGCCGATAAGCTGGTGCGGTTATTCGG AGTGGAGCAGCGTATCGAGCGGTCGAGCTTTGGCCCAGGAACCAAGGCTATGGCCCGGGAGCTTCTCAAGGCGGCCCGTCACGGACTCGGTCACAAGGACTGCGCTCACATCTATGCACGCTGTCCGTACGCGCCTCGCGAAGTTCTCAAGAGCCGACTGGAAGGATAG